Proteins co-encoded in one Erinaceus europaeus chromosome 2, mEriEur2.1, whole genome shotgun sequence genomic window:
- the DEFB136 gene encoding defensin beta 136 — protein MRFCLSGLLFLLMTSLPSGDGAIGNEGVKVRTCTAVGGRCYFGCKPGWEWVSFCYTILSCCKVTKNKPPQFYDLTR, from the exons ATGAGGTTCTGTCTCTCTGGGCTGCTCTTCCTCCTCATGACCTCACTGCCTTCAG ggGATGGTGCGATTGGAAATGAAGGTGTAAAAGTTCGTACCTGTACTGCAGTTGGTGGCAGATGTTACTTCGGCTGTAAACCAGGATGGGAGTGGGTTAGCTTCTGTTACACCATTTTGTCTTGTTGCAAAGTTACAAAAAATAAGCCCCCTCAGTTCTATGACTTGACCCGCTGA